One genomic window of Rhizomicrobium sp. includes the following:
- a CDS encoding Z1 domain-containing protein yields MTDAFDLTKIKEKAKLPNRYAKQLARLHSAGTATGCIEQAVDGAIANLAKAKKASLVIYGEPQSGKTEMMICLTAKLLDQSHRVIVHLLNDNVDLLSQNLRRFKSSGLAPSPKTSPEVVGSDIDLSKQELIVFCKKNARDLEKFIARIDGLKGVVVIDDEADYATPNSKINKKQKSPINKLIEQLIGDDGFYVGVTATPARLDLNHTLGNEAEYWVQFPAHEAYTGQDVFFPMEGPLKYNRVLLDHGNDPKAAREALLRFLVRSAFLNSYANTPEKNYSFLVHTSGKKNDHEADRIAIEAAMAVLTDVDHAEFSDLIRRIFELAGELYPQADPNRIAEYVVENASRVSTIVLNSERDRKAAGDNPTEPTSPFTVIIGGNIVSRGVTFPNLLGMYFTRNVAHKLQQDTYIQRARMFGARGEYLEHFELTIPKDLYLDWQRCFIFHRLALYTIKENLGSPVWIGDDRVSVASAASVDRSTVTFNRGELSFQMFDMTAELQNLMAQAKTGTKALWALRDKIGNAGLPEFLIKYIERTSPHGDDSVVFHAPSDISGQTSAGTNIDAIARDKGFMGKSQLQEDKFPKAAHHLKVFFNKNGKGRVFYKLRGVEFIQRT; encoded by the coding sequence ATGACCGACGCGTTCGACCTGACGAAGATCAAAGAAAAGGCAAAATTACCCAACCGCTATGCCAAACAGCTGGCGCGCCTGCACTCGGCGGGCACGGCCACGGGTTGCATTGAACAGGCGGTGGACGGCGCCATTGCCAATCTTGCGAAGGCCAAGAAGGCGTCCCTGGTCATCTACGGCGAGCCGCAAAGCGGCAAGACAGAAATGATGATCTGCTTGACGGCCAAGCTACTCGATCAGAGCCATCGCGTCATCGTTCATCTTCTCAATGACAATGTGGATCTGCTGTCCCAAAACCTGCGCCGCTTCAAAAGTTCCGGTCTTGCGCCATCGCCGAAGACGTCACCTGAAGTCGTCGGCTCCGATATCGACCTGTCGAAGCAGGAGCTCATCGTGTTCTGCAAAAAGAATGCGCGGGATTTGGAAAAGTTTATTGCCCGCATCGACGGGTTGAAGGGGGTCGTCGTGATCGACGATGAGGCGGACTATGCAACACCGAATTCGAAGATCAACAAGAAGCAGAAGAGCCCTATCAACAAACTGATCGAGCAGTTGATCGGCGACGATGGCTTCTACGTCGGCGTCACCGCCACGCCGGCGCGGTTAGACCTCAACCACACGCTGGGCAACGAAGCCGAATATTGGGTGCAATTTCCTGCTCATGAAGCTTACACCGGGCAGGACGTGTTCTTCCCGATGGAAGGTCCGCTTAAGTACAATCGCGTCTTGCTCGACCATGGCAACGACCCCAAGGCGGCGCGCGAGGCTCTATTGCGCTTCCTGGTACGTTCGGCATTCCTCAACAGCTATGCCAATACGCCGGAAAAGAATTACAGCTTTCTGGTCCACACCAGCGGCAAGAAAAACGACCATGAGGCCGACCGCATCGCGATCGAGGCGGCGATGGCAGTTCTTACCGATGTCGACCACGCCGAATTCTCAGACCTCATCCGCCGCATCTTCGAACTCGCCGGTGAACTCTATCCGCAGGCCGATCCGAACCGGATCGCGGAGTATGTCGTCGAAAACGCGTCGCGCGTCAGCACCATCGTTCTCAACAGCGAGCGGGATCGCAAGGCGGCCGGCGATAATCCGACGGAGCCCACGTCTCCATTCACCGTTATCATCGGCGGCAATATTGTCTCACGCGGTGTTACATTCCCAAACCTGCTTGGCATGTATTTCACGCGCAACGTCGCGCACAAGCTGCAGCAGGATACCTATATCCAGCGGGCGCGCATGTTTGGCGCCCGCGGCGAGTATCTCGAACACTTCGAACTGACGATTCCAAAAGACCTGTATCTGGATTGGCAACGGTGCTTCATCTTTCATCGCCTGGCACTCTATACCATCAAAGAAAACCTGGGGTCTCCGGTCTGGATCGGTGACGATCGCGTCTCAGTGGCCTCTGCCGCCAGCGTCGATCGCTCCACCGTCACGTTTAACAGAGGCGAACTGTCTTTCCAGATGTTCGACATGACCGCGGAATTGCAGAATCTGATGGCCCAGGCCAAAACCGGTACCAAGGCGTTGTGGGCCTTGCGCGACAAAATCGGCAACGCAGGACTCCCGGAATTTCTGATCAAATATATTGAGCGGACCAGTCCCCACGGCGATGACTCGGTTGTGTTCCACGCGCCATCCGATATCTCCGGGCAGACGAGCGCGGGAACAAATATCGACGCGATCGCGCGCGATAAAGGATTCATGGGTAAATCCCAATTGCAGGAAGACAAGTTTCCGAAGGCCGCCCATCACCTCAAAGTCTTCTTCAACAAGAATGGAAAAGGTCGCGTGTTTTACAAGTTGCGCGGCGTCGAATTCATTCAGCGAACGTGA
- a CDS encoding DNA methyltransferase translates to MRHYNVHPFPARMAPELALRKTKNLERNSIVLDPMAGSGTVLKAAAQNGHRCIGFDIDPLAVLMTTVATARLDTVRLDRLAQTLIARASRLRLRDIDLPWFDRETEDFAQYWFARDQRHALTKIAHTFHHSPALSDGSVEASALRVALSRLIITKESGASLARDVSHSRPHRVADENDYDVFEQFEKSIDRIKQRFEESSYGVRPRIRLGDARRLTWIRNQTVDMVMTSPPYLNAIDYMRGHRLSLIWLGYGIDDLRRIRSDSIGAERGPDDSETSDAVRSVRESLGAIHKLPARHQQMVDRYAFDLTLMLRQVGRVLKKDGRAVFVVGNSCLKDVFISNSHGVHIAARLAGLRLVAETERKLPTSSRYLPMPSDKSSALGRRMRTETILTFKPSQRRSRQ, encoded by the coding sequence GCGGCATTACAATGTTCATCCATTTCCCGCGCGCATGGCCCCGGAACTTGCCCTGCGAAAAACAAAAAATCTCGAACGCAACTCGATTGTGCTCGATCCGATGGCCGGCTCGGGGACCGTGCTCAAAGCGGCGGCACAGAACGGTCATCGCTGCATCGGGTTCGACATCGATCCGCTTGCGGTCCTGATGACGACCGTGGCGACTGCGCGGCTCGATACGGTGCGGCTCGACCGCCTCGCGCAGACATTGATCGCCCGGGCATCCCGATTGCGCCTTCGTGATATCGACTTGCCGTGGTTCGACCGCGAGACAGAGGACTTCGCGCAATATTGGTTCGCAAGAGACCAACGCCATGCGCTTACGAAAATTGCCCACACATTCCACCACAGTCCGGCTTTGTCCGATGGCTCGGTTGAGGCCAGCGCGCTGCGCGTCGCGTTGAGCCGGCTCATCATAACCAAGGAGTCTGGCGCATCGCTGGCACGGGACGTTTCCCATAGCCGCCCGCACCGCGTGGCTGACGAAAACGACTACGACGTGTTCGAGCAGTTCGAGAAATCGATCGACCGGATCAAACAGCGCTTTGAGGAGAGCAGCTACGGCGTCCGCCCCCGGATCCGGCTCGGGGATGCGCGGCGGCTCACCTGGATACGCAATCAGACGGTCGATATGGTGATGACATCACCACCCTATCTCAACGCCATCGACTATATGCGCGGGCACCGACTGTCGCTGATATGGCTAGGCTACGGCATAGATGACCTACGTCGCATCCGCTCAGACAGCATCGGCGCCGAACGGGGACCGGATGATAGCGAGACCTCCGATGCCGTTCGAAGCGTTCGCGAGTCGCTGGGTGCAATCCACAAACTTCCGGCCCGCCACCAGCAGATGGTGGATCGCTACGCATTCGATCTGACCTTGATGCTGCGGCAAGTGGGCCGTGTTCTCAAAAAAGATGGTCGTGCCGTTTTTGTGGTCGGAAATTCCTGCCTAAAAGACGTCTTCATTTCCAATTCCCATGGGGTCCATATTGCGGCGCGCCTCGCGGGGCTGCGATTGGTCGCAGAGACCGAACGGAAGCTGCCTACGTCCAGCCGCTATCTGCCCATGCCATCTGACAAATCTTCCGCCCTGGGTCGGCGGATGCGCACCGAAACCATATTGACCTTCAAACCCTCTCAGCGGCGATCGCGCCAATGA